One Alteromonas sp. KC3 DNA segment encodes these proteins:
- a CDS encoding LegC family aminotransferase, translating into MKSLVKFVRSIYDTDAFIPLHEPRFSQLEHHVLRDVVDSTFVSTVGKYVDKFEDQIKSYTDAQGAVAVVNGTAALHGVLHALDISYGDLVITQAVSFVATANAIKMTGAEPVFVDISRESLSLCPEKLAQFLSDNTVLDDKGRCIHLSTRKPIKGIVVVHTFGHPALLDELIQVANNWHIPLIEDAAESLGSFYKNKHTGTLGKYGAISFNGNKIVTTGGGGMILTRSKEDALRIKHLTTTAKVAHPFEYYHDEFGFNYRMPNLNAALGYAQFTSFLNIREQKRELAQQYASFFEDTEYSFVKEPSYASSNYWLNAVVCKNADAKTAMLEDTNRQGVMTRPLWQLLNTLPMYQASLCANLDNSQWLFERCVCIPSGTFKELSSNEQQ; encoded by the coding sequence ATGAAAAGTTTAGTTAAATTTGTTCGTTCTATTTATGATACAGATGCATTCATACCACTGCACGAGCCGCGTTTTTCTCAGTTGGAACATCACGTTCTGCGCGATGTTGTCGATTCCACTTTTGTGTCCACTGTTGGAAAATATGTTGATAAATTTGAAGACCAAATCAAGTCCTATACCGACGCTCAAGGCGCTGTAGCTGTAGTTAATGGCACTGCAGCACTACATGGTGTACTTCATGCATTGGATATTTCGTACGGCGATTTGGTGATAACTCAAGCCGTGTCATTTGTTGCTACTGCAAATGCAATTAAAATGACTGGAGCTGAGCCAGTATTTGTTGATATATCACGAGAGAGCTTAAGTCTTTGCCCAGAAAAGCTCGCTCAGTTTCTCTCTGATAATACCGTTCTTGATGACAAAGGCAGATGTATTCACTTATCAACCCGAAAGCCAATCAAGGGAATTGTTGTTGTACACACTTTTGGGCACCCAGCGCTTTTGGATGAGCTTATACAAGTTGCCAACAACTGGCATATTCCTTTGATTGAAGACGCGGCTGAAAGCTTGGGAAGCTTCTACAAAAACAAGCATACTGGAACGTTAGGGAAGTATGGTGCAATAAGTTTTAACGGAAACAAAATTGTTACCACTGGCGGAGGTGGGATGATTTTGACGCGTAGTAAAGAAGATGCTCTTCGTATCAAGCATTTAACGACAACAGCTAAAGTAGCTCACCCCTTCGAATACTATCATGACGAGTTTGGATTCAATTATAGAATGCCTAACTTAAACGCTGCTCTTGGCTATGCGCAATTTACATCATTCCTAAATATTCGAGAACAAAAACGTGAGTTAGCGCAACAGTACGCTAGTTTTTTTGAAGATACTGAATATAGTTTTGTTAAGGAGCCTTCTTATGCGAGTTCCAATTATTGGTTAAACGCGGTGGTGTGCAAAAACGCTGACGCTAAGACTGCGATGTTAGAAGATACTAACCGACAGGGGGTCATGACACGCCCTCTGTGGCAGCTTTTAAATACGCTTCCGATGTACCAAGCATCCCTGTGCGCTAACCTAGACAATTCACAGTGGCTTTTCGAGCGTTGTGTGTGTATCCCTAGCGGAACATTCAAGGAGTTATCATCAAATGAACAACAGTGA
- the pseB gene encoding UDP-N-acetylglucosamine 4,6-dehydratase (inverting), translated as MFDGKSILITGGTGSFGHKYVETLLARHKPKRLIIYSRDELKQFEMQQKFNAPCMRYFIGDVRDKERMHRAMQGVDFVIHAAAMKQVPAAEYNPTECIRTNIDGAENVINAAIDNNVKKVIALSTDKAANPVNLYGATKLASDKLFVAANNIVGAGASRFSVVRYGNVVGSRGSVVPFFNKLIAEGSDHIPVTHKDMTRFWITLQQGVDFVLKNFERMLGGEIFVPKIPSIRIVDLAEAMAPNTPIKYVGIRPGEKLHEMMCPGDMSLHTFEFADHFVIAPAIKFFHRSNNFTSNALDEQGKPVDSGFEYVSDTNAHFLSIEEIKQFNEEAQK; from the coding sequence ATGTTCGACGGAAAATCGATTCTCATAACAGGTGGCACAGGGTCATTTGGCCATAAATATGTCGAAACCTTGTTAGCGAGACACAAACCAAAGCGCTTAATCATTTACTCGCGTGACGAGCTAAAACAGTTTGAAATGCAGCAAAAATTCAACGCGCCTTGTATGCGATATTTTATTGGTGATGTGCGCGATAAAGAGCGTATGCATCGTGCTATGCAAGGTGTTGATTTCGTGATTCACGCCGCGGCTATGAAACAAGTCCCAGCTGCTGAGTACAATCCTACAGAGTGTATTCGTACTAATATCGACGGCGCGGAAAACGTAATCAATGCTGCAATAGACAATAACGTGAAAAAAGTGATTGCACTGTCAACGGACAAAGCGGCAAACCCTGTTAACTTGTATGGAGCGACTAAGCTCGCATCTGACAAACTGTTTGTGGCAGCCAACAATATCGTTGGTGCGGGCGCATCGCGTTTTTCAGTGGTTCGTTATGGTAACGTAGTAGGTTCTCGTGGCTCGGTGGTGCCTTTCTTTAATAAGCTAATCGCAGAGGGCAGCGACCACATTCCAGTCACGCACAAAGACATGACACGATTTTGGATAACTTTGCAGCAAGGCGTCGACTTTGTGTTAAAGAACTTTGAGCGCATGCTAGGCGGTGAAATATTCGTTCCAAAGATTCCCTCAATTCGAATTGTCGATTTAGCTGAGGCAATGGCGCCTAATACCCCGATAAAATATGTTGGAATAAGACCTGGCGAAAAGCTGCATGAGATGATGTGTCCTGGTGATATGTCGTTGCACACGTTTGAATTTGCCGATCACTTTGTTATCGCACCCGCTATAAAGTTTTTCCATAGAAGCAATAACTTCACGTCAAATGCACTAGATGAACAGGGTAAACCTGTGGATTCTGGTTTTGAATACGTATCTGATACAAATGCGCACTTCCTCAGCATTGAAGAAATAAAGCAGTTTAATGAGGAAGCACAAAAGTGA
- a CDS encoding CgeB family protein: protein MNVKTKAAVIADEFTLLSVASIWDVCSLNRLNAIEQLKAFCPDLLFIESTWNGADGSWSNENRITSQLPLIRSLTEFCNQNNIPTVFWNKEDPVHFVDFSIRAKLTALFDIVFTTEVDCIARYKALLAHERVYFLPFFANTQTFYPKDLKRQSGYCFAGSWYEKYHERNNDFLHLYGLIKNSGASVSIFDRNHQKNIEGRTFPAEFQPSIVGNLPYTEIDKAYSGYETGISLNIVKNGQTMFARRAVELLASGTAVVSNYTRAMRVLFGELVDTVSLYDDKIHHTSCDTSDRSTFIKNNLDEHYFQHRVAQKIALLQGKGGIPKKGGTNGSCRLRLVEQMSEHFNYQDAICYTRYPVSNLLESGHFEVKTPALKVSTTNDKVTITSTLSEAEHSYINLTSHFHVSEFAEFEEFVYLTDDERTELDIWQYNESGACVQRDLFSTSQPCKLKIQPTAISIRIGFRVTGPGTRSIEVLSKGRLRRIPHYIIPITRSYLHVTCSEEELIANVNAIKSQHSGNYEIFVDTGKDDTFNYTSIGQTNIIIGGERVHSAIKEGRKLAAQLGYDFYTAPLTIENQNS, encoded by the coding sequence ATGAATGTTAAAACTAAAGCTGCAGTTATAGCGGATGAATTTACATTACTATCGGTTGCATCAATTTGGGATGTTTGTTCTCTCAATAGACTCAATGCAATTGAGCAACTGAAAGCCTTCTGTCCAGACCTATTATTTATAGAATCTACATGGAATGGTGCGGATGGAAGTTGGAGTAATGAAAACCGCATTACGTCTCAACTTCCTCTCATTCGGTCTTTAACAGAGTTCTGTAATCAGAATAACATCCCGACTGTGTTTTGGAATAAAGAAGACCCTGTGCATTTTGTAGACTTTTCTATCAGAGCAAAACTGACAGCACTTTTTGATATTGTGTTTACCACAGAAGTCGATTGTATTGCTCGCTACAAAGCCTTACTTGCACATGAGAGGGTCTATTTTTTACCCTTTTTTGCGAATACACAAACATTTTACCCTAAGGATTTGAAACGTCAGTCTGGCTATTGCTTTGCTGGTTCCTGGTATGAGAAGTACCATGAACGCAATAACGATTTTCTTCACTTATATGGCTTGATAAAAAACAGTGGCGCGTCAGTAAGTATCTTTGATCGAAACCATCAGAAAAATATCGAAGGAAGAACATTCCCAGCTGAATTCCAACCAAGTATTGTAGGTAACCTCCCCTATACAGAGATTGACAAAGCTTATAGCGGTTATGAAACCGGTATTTCTCTAAACATTGTAAAAAATGGACAGACCATGTTTGCGAGACGAGCAGTAGAGCTCTTAGCATCAGGTACCGCTGTTGTATCGAATTACACAAGAGCAATGAGAGTCTTGTTTGGAGAATTGGTTGATACCGTATCTTTATATGATGACAAAATTCACCATACATCATGCGATACATCCGATCGGTCTACCTTTATCAAAAACAATCTTGATGAGCATTATTTCCAGCATCGAGTTGCGCAAAAGATTGCGTTGTTGCAAGGCAAGGGGGGCATACCTAAAAAGGGAGGTACTAACGGGAGTTGCCGTCTACGTCTTGTGGAACAAATGAGTGAACACTTTAATTATCAAGACGCTATTTGTTATACCCGTTATCCAGTATCTAACTTATTAGAATCTGGCCATTTTGAAGTTAAAACCCCCGCCTTGAAGGTAAGTACTACAAACGACAAAGTAACAATAACATCAACGCTATCAGAAGCTGAGCATTCTTATATTAATCTGACATCTCATTTTCATGTTTCTGAATTTGCGGAGTTCGAAGAGTTTGTCTACCTAACAGATGATGAACGTACCGAACTAGATATATGGCAATACAATGAATCTGGTGCTTGTGTTCAAAGAGATTTGTTTTCCACATCTCAACCATGCAAGCTAAAGATACAACCTACTGCGATATCAATAAGAATTGGATTCAGAGTGACTGGTCCAGGCACTAGAAGCATTGAAGTGCTATCAAAAGGACGGTTACGACGAATTCCTCACTATATCATTCCAATAACTCGTTCTTATTTGCACGTCACATGTAGCGAAGAAGAGCTGATTGCTAATGTTAACGCGATTAAAAGCCAGCATTCCGGCAACTATGAAATATTTGTAGATACTGGGAAAGACGATACATTCAATTACACCAGCATAGGACAGACAAACATAATTATTGGTGGAGAAAGAGTTCACTCGGCTATAAAAGAGGGACGAAAGTTGGCAGCACAGCTAGGCTACGATTTTTACACAGCGCCACTGACGATAGAAAACCAAAACTCATGA
- a CDS encoding glycosyltransferase family 2 protein: MSTRTITALLTTYNCERFISATIDSILSQTFSDFDFLIIDDGSSDDTCKLIRQYNDPRITLITHDENKGVGYRLNEALDLIQTPYIVKVDGDDLSLPTRFVEQLSYLQSHPNVAIAKCYIEYFTTDAQVERSDRFRQFQEEKAPLLNSINTIEKIREELLRWCCVTHSTYFARSDVIKQLGYAERRMGEDYDLFYRAIKAGFDIGCVPKCLLKVRLSDSSTTTLNSSTDAFANMLVELKLAEIEKIVDKHGALYLYGRGQLSKALAKCFAARGYPINGFIDKTAGRETIEDTTLCVFEHSPTQYGGVIIAAQPVREKVRKSLSCAGWREWDDFLVIA, encoded by the coding sequence ATGTCCACGCGAACAATAACAGCACTACTTACCACCTACAATTGTGAGCGCTTTATAAGCGCCACCATTGACAGCATACTCTCGCAAACGTTTTCAGATTTTGATTTTCTGATTATTGATGATGGATCTTCAGACGATACATGTAAGCTTATTAGACAATATAATGATCCGCGTATCACTCTTATTACGCACGACGAAAACAAAGGTGTTGGGTACAGACTTAATGAAGCATTAGACTTAATTCAAACGCCTTATATTGTAAAAGTAGATGGCGATGATTTAAGTCTCCCTACTAGATTTGTAGAACAACTATCTTACCTTCAAAGCCATCCAAATGTTGCAATAGCAAAGTGTTACATCGAATACTTCACAACAGATGCACAAGTTGAAAGAAGTGATCGATTCCGACAGTTTCAAGAAGAAAAGGCCCCTCTCCTAAACAGCATAAATACGATTGAAAAAATTAGGGAAGAGTTACTAAGATGGTGCTGTGTAACACATAGTACTTATTTTGCCCGAAGTGACGTCATCAAACAGCTAGGTTATGCCGAGCGAAGAATGGGGGAGGATTACGATCTCTTTTACAGGGCCATTAAAGCAGGCTTTGACATCGGTTGCGTTCCAAAGTGTCTACTAAAAGTGCGATTAAGTGACTCTTCGACAACAACCTTGAACAGCTCGACCGATGCATTTGCAAATATGTTAGTAGAGCTGAAATTAGCGGAGATAGAAAAGATTGTAGATAAGCATGGGGCGCTTTATCTCTATGGACGTGGTCAACTATCTAAAGCGCTAGCAAAGTGTTTTGCAGCGCGAGGGTATCCAATAAATGGTTTTATTGATAAAACTGCTGGCCGTGAAACCATCGAGGACACAACTCTATGCGTATTTGAGCACTCACCTACTCAATATGGTGGTGTTATTATTGCCGCTCAACCCGTTCGAGAAAAAGTAAGAAAGTCGTTAAGTTGCGCTGGCTGGCGTGAATGGGATGACTTCTTGGTTATAGCGTAA
- a CDS encoding HAD family hydrolase encodes MIYIFDLDDTLYNERHYVESGLRAVASYVESTWGVNKEIGTKELTTLLDKNGRGRIFNDYLAMHNIADTKSNVKACVSAYRLHKPSLTMPSAHLSLLNALPSPLYLVTDGNKVVQNNKVDALNIAPLFRRVFITHRFGVKHAKPSLYCFEKIKKAEKCEWRDMVYIGDNPSKDFVNLNKVGMPTIRVLTGVHKHVVAKPGYDAAHTINHLNELTSIKL; translated from the coding sequence ATGATTTACATTTTTGACCTTGATGACACGCTTTATAATGAGCGCCACTATGTTGAATCTGGCCTAAGGGCTGTTGCTTCCTATGTCGAGAGTACCTGGGGCGTGAACAAAGAAATCGGCACCAAGGAATTGACCACATTACTGGATAAGAACGGTCGAGGTCGTATTTTCAATGATTATCTTGCCATGCACAACATTGCAGACACAAAAAGCAATGTGAAGGCATGTGTTTCTGCATACCGATTACACAAACCCTCTCTTACTATGCCATCAGCACATCTTTCGCTGTTAAATGCTTTACCTTCCCCCTTGTATTTAGTCACTGACGGCAACAAAGTAGTGCAAAATAATAAGGTTGACGCGCTAAATATTGCGCCACTGTTTAGACGCGTATTTATCACACACCGATTTGGTGTTAAGCATGCAAAGCCATCTCTTTACTGCTTTGAAAAAATCAAAAAGGCGGAAAAATGTGAATGGCGCGATATGGTATATATCGGCGATAACCCGTCCAAAGACTTTGTTAACTTAAACAAAGTGGGAATGCCCACGATAAGAGTCCTTACTGGCGTGCACAAACACGTTGTCGCAAAGCCAGGATATGACGCTGCTCATACAATTAACCACTTAAACGAATTAACGTCGATCAAACTATAG
- a CDS encoding ATP-grasp domain-containing protein → MNVLLSSASNKVPLLLALKDAVKRISPSGVVTAGDINEKVLTRYFCDEFWCMPPTVEANVDHIIAELKQRKITHIFPTRDGELLFWAALKERLSAANIVVIVSEHHAIERCLDKLAFAQLDVPSIIPTFCELNGELKQSKTKRYVVKERFGAGSKSIGVNLNIDDAAAHGKTLSSPIYQPFISGQEISVDAWLTRENVVKAAVCRVRELVINGESQVTYTLPQFPLLPIINDVLSALKLSGPVVLQAIVSGQHLHIIECNSRFGGASTLGIKAGVDSLYWSLCESLGHNIDQIPAILSKEKLTQIRAATDYYL, encoded by the coding sequence GTGAACGTTCTTCTTTCCAGTGCGAGTAACAAAGTCCCCTTGCTGTTGGCTTTAAAAGATGCGGTTAAGCGGATTTCGCCCAGTGGTGTAGTGACTGCAGGTGATATCAACGAAAAAGTATTGACGCGTTACTTTTGTGATGAGTTTTGGTGTATGCCGCCAACAGTCGAGGCAAATGTCGATCACATTATCGCTGAGCTTAAACAACGAAAAATCACTCATATATTTCCCACCAGAGATGGCGAACTACTTTTCTGGGCCGCACTAAAAGAAAGATTGAGCGCCGCAAACATTGTCGTTATTGTGTCAGAGCACCACGCCATTGAGCGCTGTTTAGATAAGCTAGCCTTCGCTCAGCTTGATGTACCGTCCATTATTCCAACGTTCTGCGAGCTAAATGGCGAATTAAAACAATCCAAGACAAAACGCTATGTGGTGAAAGAACGTTTTGGTGCAGGTAGCAAATCTATCGGGGTTAACCTCAATATTGACGACGCAGCGGCTCACGGCAAGACACTTTCATCGCCCATCTACCAACCCTTTATATCAGGCCAAGAAATAAGCGTTGATGCATGGTTAACTCGCGAGAACGTTGTAAAAGCGGCGGTGTGTCGCGTACGTGAACTTGTAATAAATGGCGAGTCTCAAGTTACTTACACCCTTCCCCAGTTTCCCTTGCTACCCATTATAAATGACGTATTATCGGCGCTTAAACTCTCCGGTCCTGTCGTATTACAAGCCATTGTAAGCGGTCAGCATTTACATATTATCGAATGTAACTCGAGATTTGGCGGAGCATCAACGCTAGGCATCAAAGCAGGCGTCGACAGCTTATACTGGAGCTTATGCGAATCGCTGGGCCATAATATTGACCAGATACCAGCCATACTTTCAAAAGAGAAACTCACGCAAATTCGCGCTGCCACAGATTACTACCTATGA
- a CDS encoding sulfotransferase domain-containing protein has translation MQDDWLTLFREQWQHRTFIAFVGTGRIGTEFFASFFNSVLKEGISVHEPIPDAFNLAMSYIRGKRNTQEAAKEYIRIRSGLFSQMENERCHYFVESNNNLSLLLPIIKLLFPNYKIVHIVRPPEDYVCSVLGNIQANSYSMYSVDDPRNRPTATDFSDDSFATKWAQFEQAEKIAWFWGKYNEVIRRELSGDAHYLRLNFVDLFKNKPYASMAEILTFLDIPSLKALSEEEINTHLHSPKNSAKKKIKRFEEWPIALQEKCKTIFNHFGAEYSLES, from the coding sequence ATGCAAGATGATTGGTTAACCTTGTTTAGGGAGCAGTGGCAACATAGGACATTCATCGCCTTTGTGGGTACGGGCAGAATTGGTACCGAGTTTTTTGCGTCCTTCTTTAACTCGGTGCTTAAAGAGGGCATAAGTGTACATGAACCAATTCCTGACGCATTCAACCTTGCCATGAGCTACATCAGAGGTAAGCGAAACACTCAAGAAGCTGCTAAAGAATACATCCGAATTCGAAGCGGCCTATTTTCTCAAATGGAGAATGAACGTTGTCATTATTTCGTTGAATCGAATAATAATCTTTCACTGCTGCTTCCGATTATCAAGCTCTTATTTCCAAACTATAAAATCGTACATATTGTTCGTCCTCCAGAGGACTATGTTTGTTCAGTCCTTGGCAATATACAAGCGAATAGCTATTCGATGTACAGCGTTGATGATCCCAGAAATCGTCCAACAGCAACTGATTTCAGTGATGATAGCTTTGCAACAAAATGGGCACAATTTGAACAAGCTGAGAAAATTGCGTGGTTCTGGGGAAAATACAATGAAGTAATTAGAAGAGAACTATCTGGCGACGCACATTATCTGCGTCTCAATTTTGTCGATTTGTTCAAGAATAAACCATACGCGTCAATGGCAGAAATACTGACTTTTTTAGATATCCCCTCTTTAAAAGCGTTAAGTGAAGAAGAGATAAACACTCATCTTCATTCACCTAAAAACAGCGCAAAGAAGAAAATAAAGAGATTTGAAGAATGGCCAATCGCATTACAAGAAAAATGTAAAACCATCTTCAATCACTTTGGAGCTGAATATAGTCTTGAGAGCTGA
- a CDS encoding CatB-related O-acetyltransferase, with amino-acid sequence MIERKLATFLSGQELKRNALTREELERHDMRFSKGLRNTVFEQGAHFHSGIINPEFTVFLGAYSYMNDLGYVRDNTFIGRYCSIGRRVTISAGIHPMHGVSTHPSLRKPMKYNTHQLSELGIENSAPTVKKTRILNDVWIGDGAIVMPGVEIGNGAVIGANAVVTKNVPDYAVVGGTPAHIIKYRFPESVREKLAKSQWWNLPHDVLTNLPSGNIFDFLCAIDDLPQLQEEKANYYLLHEDEKV; translated from the coding sequence ATGATTGAGCGTAAATTAGCGACATTTTTATCAGGCCAAGAATTAAAAAGAAATGCACTAACTCGTGAAGAGCTAGAACGCCATGACATGCGCTTTTCCAAAGGACTTCGCAACACTGTATTTGAACAGGGTGCACATTTTCACTCAGGTATTATAAATCCCGAGTTTACAGTGTTTCTTGGCGCATACTCCTACATGAATGACCTTGGCTATGTTCGTGACAACACCTTTATAGGTCGATACTGTTCAATTGGAAGAAGAGTAACCATTAGCGCAGGAATTCATCCCATGCATGGCGTAAGTACACACCCCTCGCTACGCAAACCCATGAAATATAATACTCATCAGTTATCCGAACTTGGTATCGAAAATTCAGCGCCGACAGTAAAGAAAACCAGAATTCTCAATGATGTTTGGATTGGTGATGGGGCCATTGTCATGCCTGGCGTTGAAATTGGTAACGGCGCAGTTATCGGCGCCAATGCTGTGGTGACAAAAAATGTACCTGACTATGCGGTAGTTGGAGGAACCCCTGCCCATATAATTAAATATCGATTTCCTGAGTCTGTCAGGGAAAAACTGGCGAAGAGTCAATGGTGGAACCTACCCCATGATGTTCTCACCAACCTGCCCAGTGGAAATATATTTGATTTCCTTTGTGCAATAGATGACTTACCACAACTGCAAGAAGAAAAAGCAAACTATTACTTGCTGCATGAAGATGAAAAAGTTTAG
- a CDS encoding LicD family protein has translation MKVILFGASKAGENYISNHPNIEVLAFADNDSAKHGSSFMGYPVIAPADISSYDIDNIIITSQWIDQIHGQLTNDLRIPKAKVIVPSKQAVKAALPFEDKRTLSFAQTLLRTLNRFCQTRDIVFCLDSGTLLGAVRDKGLIAWDDDIDLAVDKTNFAKLQSALPELSKVLTEQFDVDWNIVIINVNGIDSCINLEFANSSTSAYVQFDVSIQCRESLEGYSELLSSGGLFFAPAKHFDNYEPITFLDETFLAPFDKEGFLTFMYGAWETPKKTTQITEYENRRASMPSPKGGIKIQKHTITAKGI, from the coding sequence ATGAAAGTAATTCTGTTCGGTGCAAGTAAAGCGGGTGAGAACTATATTTCCAATCATCCCAATATTGAAGTATTGGCGTTTGCCGATAACGATAGTGCCAAGCACGGTTCTAGTTTTATGGGTTACCCTGTTATTGCTCCGGCAGACATTTCAAGTTACGACATCGACAACATAATTATTACCAGTCAGTGGATTGACCAAATACACGGTCAACTCACTAATGACTTACGTATTCCCAAAGCTAAAGTGATTGTTCCGAGCAAACAAGCTGTGAAAGCTGCACTACCTTTTGAAGACAAAAGGACGCTTTCTTTCGCTCAAACTTTATTGCGAACGTTAAATCGCTTTTGCCAAACGCGAGATATCGTATTTTGTTTAGACTCAGGCACACTATTAGGCGCGGTAAGAGACAAAGGGCTTATTGCATGGGACGACGATATTGACCTTGCTGTCGACAAAACAAATTTTGCTAAGCTGCAATCTGCGCTACCCGAGCTTAGTAAAGTGTTAACTGAACAATTTGATGTAGATTGGAACATTGTGATTATCAATGTAAACGGCATTGATTCATGTATCAATTTAGAGTTTGCGAATTCAAGTACCAGTGCATACGTACAATTTGATGTCAGCATTCAATGCAGAGAATCGCTCGAAGGTTATTCAGAACTATTATCCTCTGGTGGATTATTTTTCGCGCCAGCAAAGCACTTCGACAACTATGAGCCAATTACTTTTCTAGACGAAACGTTTTTGGCCCCCTTTGATAAAGAAGGCTTTTTGACTTTTATGTACGGGGCATGGGAAACGCCTAAAAAAACAACTCAAATCACCGAATATGAAAACCGTCGGGCATCGATGCCTTCTCCAAAAGGTGGTATAAAAATACAGAAACATACAATCACAGCAAAAGGCATTTAA
- the pseC gene encoding UDP-4-amino-4,6-dideoxy-N-acetyl-beta-L-altrosamine transaminase translates to MIPYGRQHLDESDIKAVLDTLKSDWLTQGPAIPKFESAFADYCSASYAVAVNSATSALHIACLALGVGPGDCVWTSPNSFVASSNCALYCGAGIDFVDIDLQTGNMCVDALKHKLENAEANNCLPKVVIPVHFAGQPCDMAQIRALSKRYGFFVIEDASHAVGARYQDKLVGSCEFSDICVFSFHPVKIITTMEGGMALTNSMELADKMRMLRSHGITNDPAMMTEDSHGPWYYQQITLGFNYRMTDVEAALGLSQLDKLDTFVEKRNALAAYYDKSLCDQANIAPLIQHNDTYSSYHLYVVRVKSLDSTTHTTLVTQLRESGIFAHVHYIPIHLQPYYQNLGFKKGDYPNAERYYQQAITLPMFPDLSENDVASIVSTLIKHVDNLR, encoded by the coding sequence GTGATTCCCTACGGGCGCCAGCACCTTGATGAGAGTGATATAAAAGCAGTCTTAGACACACTTAAATCTGACTGGTTAACTCAGGGGCCAGCGATCCCTAAGTTTGAAAGCGCGTTCGCAGACTATTGTAGCGCAAGCTATGCCGTTGCGGTTAATAGCGCGACATCTGCCCTTCATATCGCATGTCTTGCTCTTGGCGTAGGTCCGGGCGATTGCGTGTGGACCTCGCCTAACTCATTTGTTGCCTCATCAAACTGCGCGCTCTACTGTGGCGCTGGCATAGACTTTGTCGACATTGATTTGCAAACCGGCAACATGTGTGTTGACGCCTTAAAGCACAAGTTAGAAAACGCTGAAGCGAACAACTGTTTACCAAAAGTAGTCATTCCCGTGCATTTTGCAGGGCAACCTTGCGACATGGCGCAGATACGCGCACTTTCCAAACGTTATGGTTTCTTCGTTATTGAGGATGCCTCTCATGCTGTTGGTGCAAGATACCAAGACAAACTTGTTGGAAGCTGCGAGTTTTCTGATATTTGTGTGTTTAGTTTCCACCCTGTGAAAATAATCACGACCATGGAAGGCGGTATGGCGCTAACCAACAGTATGGAACTGGCAGATAAAATGCGCATGCTTCGTAGTCACGGCATTACCAATGATCCAGCGATGATGACTGAGGATAGTCATGGTCCTTGGTATTATCAACAGATTACGTTGGGCTTTAATTACCGTATGACTGATGTAGAAGCGGCGCTTGGCTTAAGTCAGCTGGATAAACTCGATACATTTGTTGAAAAGCGAAACGCACTAGCTGCCTACTATGACAAGTCACTTTGCGACCAGGCAAATATTGCTCCGCTTATACAACACAATGATACTTACTCAAGTTATCATCTATACGTTGTCAGAGTGAAATCACTAGACAGTACGACGCATACAACGCTTGTGACACAATTGAGAGAGAGCGGTATTTTTGCCCACGTTCACTACATCCCTATTCATTTACAACCTTACTATCAAAACTTGGGGTTTAAGAAAGGCGACTACCCAAACGCGGAGCGTTATTATCAGCAAGCCATTACGCTGCCTATGTTTCCTGACCTAAGCGAAAATGATGTTGCGTCAATTGTGTCTACGCTCATCAAACATGTAGATAATTTACGATAG